AtgtgatcaaggacattatttaaTTGTTGATTCCACtcaaggataatgtccttggtccacTTGAAAAGCTCTGTCTGGGCTTACAGTGACAAGTGCCTGACTATATCCGTTAGCTTAATGTACATGTGCCACTTCATTCCTTCCAGAATGAGATTGATGCAAGCTGATGATGTGGACCAATCGTAACTTTCCAATCATGGATGTCCTTGATAATGCTGGACAGGTTTGATTTTATCTGATTAATTTGATTTGCTGCTTTCAATTGATTCTCTGATTGACTCACTGTTGACCTTGTTGACTAGTGGGGGCATGTATCCATATTATTCTCCAATTGATGAAATATTGCAAACAGATGCATgttgatgagggttagacatccaggtaataagatacggcaaaaataattactcaagcaacttgcatgagtaactatttttggcgtagatGATAAGCAGTAATACATGCAGCATGGCAACAGCATCAATCATATAGCCTAATGTGAACTTTGATACTTTTTTGGAAGAAACATAAGATATGTTCTGCCAAGTATCGCATTATTTTATCTTTACCTATCTCccgcgccccccccccccccccccccccccccccgtacacACACTCTACTTTTACCCCGTCCCCATGTGTCTATAGGAGGTGATGCGGATGCGGCGTGAGTTTAAGTGCTGTGCGGGCTGCCAATGGTGTGCCTCGTGCGCCCGTGACTGTTGTGCCTTTGAGGTGTACGTGGAGTCTCCCCCCGGACAGGTCATCGGCATGGCCATCCAGTCGTAAGTCATATTCAATATAGTCACACAATTCATATAATCACTCAAAATGGGATGTaatttgcttcttttttttcatgtaagtTGCATCGAGTTTGTTACAGGGctttaaattcatttttgggaacaggtgcactggtgcacccataTTTAATATCGAAATATagctgcacagaaaaaattggGGTTCCCAACATGATAGTATAGATTCTTAATGTCAGTGAAGCCTAATCACAAACCTGACTACCTAATCATGATGTCACTCTTCaaagcttgaatctgaaattcaatTATAGTttattgaaaaatttcaaacaagtacaaCAGTCTGACTCttcaatgtcaatgaatatgctgtatactacatgtagtgtacaGTAATGGTAGTACTACTTTTATGTACTACGTTTATGTAACGCTATACAAATATCTGGGTACATCCAGCCTATTTAACTTAGGTGCATAGCTCCAAGTTTTTGCACACAGACTATTTCAAGCCTAATTGTTGTGTTATTGATAAttatggacgcccgaaacgtccgatttttatcatattttgtccagtagtaatgattaaattgtaccactcttATTGTGTTATGTTAATAGATATGAAATGCCTCTCATACTTAATGTGTAACGTTAGTCAATATACAGATTTAATCCTAACTCTGCAGCAGTTTACTACGATTTTTACAACCATTCTACATTCCAGTGGGTCAAAGTGGAAGCCCCACTATGAGATCATGAATGCCAATGGAGAGTCCGTCTTCCACCTGTGGGGCCCCTGCTGTGTGTGGAATGGGGCATGCTGCACCTGTGATGTGGACTTCAACGTAAGTGTCTCCTGTTAACATGTCTACCTACATTTTGTGTTGTAATTGTATGGTACTAGTAGCCTATTCATAtaatacaactctatgcaaaaagaAGACcatactataacgttacatcctgATGCAGCATTTACTGTTATCAACATACTGTTCCAGAGCATTAGCATGCTATTAGATAGATTGTCTTTACTGTTATTCATGAATTAGATTT
This genomic interval from Branchiostoma lanceolatum isolate klBraLanc5 unplaced genomic scaffold, klBraLanc5.hap2 Scaffold_83, whole genome shotgun sequence contains the following:
- the LOC136426159 gene encoding phospholipid scramblase 1-like, encoding MRFCCGPNRSFTFHMLDNAGHEVMRMRREFKCCAGCQWCASCARDCCAFEVYVESPPGQVIGMAIQSGSKWKPHYEIMNANGESVFHLWGPCCVWNGACCTCDVDFNVYGTDQKTEIGKITRNYAGFAREFFTQANHYSMSFPMDLDVKLKAVLMGAMILVDFMFYEQPK